One Solanum lycopersicum chromosome 4, SLM_r2.1 DNA window includes the following coding sequences:
- the LOC138347874 gene encoding transcription factor PHYTOCHROME INTERACTING FACTOR-LIKE 15-like, which yields MSKWKLNFDSSCELVSDEKNICDQSISPQTLLTLGVPGVENHVYNFGTNYSSNPSIEKNSHKESRGIKRKCGEDLVYELDTNNGSGITSRRNEDGLYQYPKASCVEMHKMNERRRRYKIAKKMKVLETLIPNCNKSDRASVLDQAIQHIQALQHQIQVMSMDRIRGSTLVAAGRNQIMQSTLHFNPYIGAIGYFFNFSNILCSNFSPMLSTGSEFPFLPLAVACNLLHPGPIMEVFTRGSASVAPLEKRV from the exons ATGTCTAAGtggaaattaaattttgattcatCATGTGAATTAGTTagtgatgaaaaaaatatttgtgacCAATCAATATCACCACAAACTCTACTAACCTTAGGTGTCCCTGGGGTGGAAAATCATGTGTATAATTTTGGGACTAATTACTCATCAAATCCCTCTAttgaaaaaaattcacataaagAGTCAAGAGGGATAAAGAGAAAATGTGGTGAAGATTTAGTGTATGAGCTTGAT ACTAATAATGGAAGTGGGATTACATCAAGAAGAAATGAAGATGGTTTGTACCAATATCCAAAAGCAAGTTGTGTAGAAATGCATAAAATGAATGAGAGG AGACGTAGATACAAAATTGCGAAAAAGATGAAGGTACTAGAGACCCTAATCCCTAATTGCAACAAG TCAGATAGAGCCTCAGTACTTGATCAAGCCATACAACACATTCAAGCCTTACAACACCAAATCCAG GTGATGTCAATGGATAGAATCCGTGGATCGACTCTAGTAGCTGCAGGGAGAAACCAAATAATGCAGAGTACTCTGCATTTTAATCCTTACATAGGAGCAATTGGCTATTTTTTCAACTTTAGCAATATTTTGTGCTCCAATTTTTCCCCAATGTTGTCGACGGGAAGTGAATTTCCATTTTTGCCCCTCGCCGTCGCCTGTAACTTACTGCATCCCGGGCCTATAATGGAAGTATTTACGCGAGGCTCTGCATCCGTTGCTCCACTAGAAAAACGCGTTTAG